Proteins found in one Pempheris klunzingeri isolate RE-2024b chromosome 6, fPemKlu1.hap1, whole genome shotgun sequence genomic segment:
- the LOC139202652 gene encoding platelet glycoprotein V: MLILFTLPHPTDTEVCPSSCLCDFMGTVKCVGYNITVIPKQLPLNTSKLFLNKINVEAMNEQSLANKSSLLRFSLTFSHLHTIHPRAFHVAPQLKSVKLSFNNLSTLPAEVFTPLTALEQLQLDGNQLETITQDMFEGLVGLQELDLSRNKFNSPASGVFHGLTNLHVLNLGRNSIKKLPPTIFHRLTELRLLMINNNELEFLEAGIFEGLINLEQLKLQYNQITSLPPQVFWPLRNLEILGMSSNQLEAIPEKSFYNMPKLSKLTIFNNPLLSLPDQLMGHMPYIKDLFLYATKLTTAPANLFVNISGLLALNFNFNDRLSELPSDLFCCLPNLQNLSLKFNNLHHLQPQLFSHLTTLRRLVLNDNKLQSLPKNIFQGLGQLLAIDLKNNHLKTLPEDTFLSNTVLRALTLSGNPWDCTCSIRGIAKWIRHNERVILDKNGVQCHSPMYQLLRTVGSLRDEEFNFCNATTVTSYYSTQNDLNEPTKLSHAISSSGQTTVVASTTPPITTSTTTQGATQQVTIPTTTPTTKPCTLHMTIQSSSSESPNILPNKDFPLTAYVPLSSYISSPFYDTLVVEQGPEFVHHNLHNGWVYVWFLRSDTVLAGLLMFCHILLVTIALFFILATMYVIYRLNKAMYELKAECAHTAG, encoded by the coding sequence ATGCTCATCCTCTTCACACTGCCGCACCCAACTGACACTGAGGTCTGCCCCAGCAGCTGCCTGTGTGATTTCATGGGTACTGTCAAGTGTGTTGGCTACAACATCACAGTTATACCAAAGCAGCTGCCACTCAACACATCCAAGCTGTTTCTTAACAAAATAAACGTGGAAGCCATGAATGAGCAGAGCTTGGCAAACAAGAGCTCTCTGTTGCGTTTCAGTCTGACTTTCAGCCATCTACACACCATCCATCCCAGGGCCTTCCACGTTGCTCCGCAGCTCAAGTCTGTCAAGCTGTCGTTCAATAATCTCTCTACCCTTCCGGCTGAGGTTTTCACCCCACTGACTGCTCTGGAGCAGCTGCAGTTAGATGGAAATCAGCTGGAGACTATAACTCAGGATATGTTTGAAGGCCTTGTTGGGTTGCAGGAACTGGACCTGAGCCGGAACAAATTTAATAGTCCTGCTTCAGGTGTTTTCCATGGACTGACCAACCTCCACGTTCTGAACCTTGGCAGGAACTCTATCAAGAAGCTTCCACCGACCATCTTCCACCGCTTGACTGAACTTCGTCTGCTCATGATCAATAACAATGAGCTAGAGTTTCTAGAAGCTGGTATCTTTGAAGGACTTATCAACCTTGAGCAGCTAAAACTACAGTACAACCAGATTACCAGCCTTCCACCTCAGGTGTTCTGGCCACTGAGGAACCTGGAGATCCTCGGCATGTCCTCCAATCAATTAGAGGCGATTCCAGAAAAGAGCTTCTACAATATGCCAAAACTAAGCAAGCTTACCATTTTCAACAACCCGCTGTTATCTCTCCCAGACCAGCTAATGGGCCACATGCCTTACATAAAAGATCTTTTTCTTTATGCCACTAAACTCACCACCGCTCCCGCAAATTTGTTCGTCAACATATCTGGACTCCTGGCTCTTAACTTTAATTTTAATGACAGGCTTTCTGAGTTGCCTTCAGACCTCTTCTGCTGCCTTCCCAACCTTCAAAACCTCTCGTTGAAATTCAACAACCTTCATCATCTACAACCTCAGCTGTTCTCCCATCTAACCACACTAAGAAGGCTGGTTCTTAATGACAATAAGCTGCAGAGCCTACCGAAAAACATCTTTCAGGGCCTTGGACAGCTTTTGGCAATTGATTTGAAGAATAACCACCTCAAGACTCTCCCAGAAGATACTTTCTTGTCAAATACAGTTTTGAGGGCTCTTACTCTGAGTGGCAACCCTTGGGACTGCACCTGTAGTATCAGAGGCATAGCAAAATGGATAAGACATAATGAGCGAGTGATTCTTGACAAAAATGGTGTGCAATGTCATAGCCCAATGTACCAGCTGCTCCGCACTGTCGGCTCTCTGCGTGATGAGGAGTTCAACTTTTGCAATGCTACAACAGTCACAAGTTATTATTCTACACAGAATGACTTAAATGAGCCAACAAAACTATCCCACGCCATTTCATCAAGTGGACAAACAACAGTTGTTGCCTCAACGACACCGCCCATAACAACATCAACCACCACACAAGGAGCTACCCAACAAGTCACCATCCCAACAACCACTCCGACTACAAAACCATGTACCTTACATATGACGATCCAATCATCCTCTTCTGAAAGTCCCAACATCCTGCCTAACAAGGATTTTCCTCTCACTGCTTATGTTCCCTTGTCCTCTTACATTTCATCTCCTTTCTATGACACATTGGTGGTGGAACAAGGGCCCGAGTTTGTGCACCACAACCTTCATAATGGCTGGGTCTATGTGTGGTTTCTGCGTTCAGATACGGTCTTGGCGGggcttctcatgttttgtcacaTCCTTCTCGTGACCATAGCCTTGTTCTTCATTCTTGCTACCATGTATGTCATATACCGCCTTAACAAGGCCATGTATGAGCTTAAGGCTGAGTGTGCACATACTGCAGGGTAA
- the uts2d gene encoding urotensin 2 domain containing: protein MDRVTVVNYCLGLLGLLLLQGVLNVEGRSIFNSGNHVFNPKEDTDPQSKILALLLHKSLVPVEKDDPLGIELANKLAELEELRALRDDLELEREITANLAEGKSITRKRGEPCFWKYCV from the exons ATGGATAGGGTTACAGTTGTGAATTACTGCTTAGGACTCCTGGGCTTGTTACTGCTGCAGGGAGTGTTAAATGTGGAGGGAAGGAGCATATTTAACTCTG gaaatcatgtttttaatccAAAAGAAGACACAGACCCCCAGAGCAAGATTCTAGCACTGTTACTACACAAGAGCTTAGTTCCTGTTGAAAAGGATGATCCTCTGG GTATTGAGCTGGCCAATAAACTAGCTGAATTAGAAGAG CTGCGGGCTCTCAGGGAcgacctggagctggagagggagatCACAGCCAATTTGGCAGAAGGCAAATCCATAACTAGGAAGAGGGGCGAAC CTTGCTTCTGGAAGTACTGTGTCTGA